From the genome of Acidaminococcus sp.:
TCTTGAATCCGGCTTTCAGGGCACGATTGTCCGCTTCCTGGATGACCGGGCCTTCTGCCACCGGATCGGAAAAAGGAATACCCAGTTCAATGATGCCCGCTCCGGCTTCTTCCATCGCGTAAATCAGTTTTTCAGTCGTTTCAAGATCCGGATCCCCGGCGGTTACGAAAGGAATGAAGACTTTTTTATTTTTCTTGAAAGTATCGGTAATTCTAGTCATGCAGATCGACCCCCTTGTATCTGGCAATAGCCGCTACATCCTTATCACCGCGGCCGGACAAGTTCACTACAATAATTTTATCTTTGGGCAGTGTCGGTGCCAGTTTCATGGCATAGGCCACAGCATGAGCACTTTCTACAGCCGGAATGATGCCTTCGGTACGGGACAGGTATTCAAAAGCCTGAACGGATTCATCATCGGTAATCGGTACGTACTGGGCGCGTCCCGTATCATACAGATAAGCGTGTTCCGGTCCGATTCCCGGGTAGTCAAGGCCGGCGGAAATGGAATATACCGGAGCAATCTGGCCGTCATTATCCTGCAGGAAATAAGATTCCATACCATGGAAGATACCCGGTTTGCCGCAGGCAATGGTAGCTGCCGTTTCTGCCGTGTCGATGCCGCGGCCGGCTGCTTCCACGCCGATCAGCTGTACGTTCTTGTCAGGGATGAAATCATAGAAGATACCCATGGCGTTGCTGCCGCCGCCCACACAGGCCATAACAATGTCCGGCAGACGTCCTTCCTTTTCCATCATCTGCTGTCTGACTTCTTCACCAATGACTTTCTGGAAGTCACGCACCATCATCGGATAAGGATGCGGCCCCATGACGGAACCGATGCAGTAAGCCGTATCTTCACAGCGGCGGCTCCATTCGCGCAGTGCCTCATTGACCGCGTCTTTGAGGCTCATGGTACCGGTCTCAACCGGCACAACATCCGCACCGAGGAGCTTCATGCGGAATACGTTCAGGGCCTGACGTTCTGTATCCATCTTCCCCATATATACAACGCATTCCATTCCCAGGAGGGCAGCGACCGTTGCTGTAGCCACACCGTGCTGGCCGGCGCCGGTTTCAGCGATGATGCGCTTCTTGCCCATTTTCTTGGCAAGGAGGCATTGTCCCAGTGCATTGTTAATCTTGTGGGCACCCGTGTGGTTGAGGTCTTCCCGCTTCAGATAAATCTTGGCTCCGCCCAGATCCTTGGTCATTCTCTCTGCATAGTAGAGCAGGCTCGGACGGTTTGCATAATCATGATACAGAGTCTGAAGTTCCTTCAGAAATTCCGGATCCTTTTTATAATGTTCGTATGCTTCCGAGAGTTCCAGAACTGCATTCATCAAGGTTTCGGGAACATATTGTCCGCCATGCTTACCATATCTTCCGTTACTCATTTTGTTCATCCTTTCTTCTGACTGCTTCTATAAAAGCTTTGATTTTCACTTCATCTTTGAAGCCATTCGTTTCCACGGCACTGCTCACATCCACTCCATAGGGATGGGTCCTTGCCATAATGGCTCCCACATTCTGTGCATTCAGGCCGCCCGCCATGAAATATGGCTTCGGGATTTCAGCCTGCCGCAGCAGCGTATCATCAAAGGTCTTTCCGGCACCGCCGTAACCCGCAGTGAAGGCATCCAGAAGGAAACCATCACACGGATAGGCCGCAAGGCCTTCCAGGCTCTTTTTATCTCGTACCCGGATTGCTTTCCATATCGGGGCTTCTGTTCTCTCCTTCAGCCATCGCACGGCCTCCGGAGTTTCATCCCCATGCAGCTGGATGACATCGATGATACCCGAGTCTACGTAGGTAAGAATCTCAGCGGAATCCGCATTGACGAACACACCCACGGTCTTAATGGAGGCATCCAGCTCTTTCCTGATAGCGGCCGCCTGCGCTTTTTCCAGGTATCGTCTGCTTTTGGGATAGAAGATAAAACCCGCAAAATCAGGATGATACCGGTTGAGGATGTCTGCATCCTCCCTGCGCCGCAGCCCGCAGATCTTGATTTTGGTCATCCGGCATCCCTCCCCAGAAGTTCTTTCATTTTGTCCGGGATAGAAGCGCTCCGCATGAGGAGTTCTCCTATGAGGACGCCGTTCACGCCGCCCTTTTCCAGTTCGGCAATCTGACTGCGGCCCTTGATGCCGCTTTCCGCTACAAAAGCAATATCAGAAGGCACCAGCGGGCGAAGCCGCATGCTGTTATGAATATCCACGGTGAAGTCTTTCAGGTTCCGGTTGTTGACACCCAGGACTTTAGCTCCTGCCCTGAGGCACCGCTCCACTTCATCGCCGTCATGAGCTTCCATAAGAGCATCCATTCCCAGGCTTTCAGCGATTTCACGGTATTCCACGAGCTGACTGTCCGAAAGAAGTGCCGCAATGAGAAGGACTGCATCGGCGCCGAGAAGCTTTGCCTGGTAGATCATGTACTCATCTACCGTGAAATCCTTGCGCAAGAGGGGCAAATCGACGCATTTGCGGATTTTTGCCAGATAAGCATCGTCACCTAGGAACTTCGTCGGTTCGGTCAGTACAGAAATTGCGGAAGCTCCGGATTTTTCATAAGCCTCGGCAATTTCCGTATAAGGAAAGTCAGGAGCAATGAGTCCCTTGGAAGGCGAAGCCTTCTTGACCTCCGCTATGATATGCAGTCCCGGTGCCAGCAAGGCTTTCCGGAAACATCCGGCCCGCAGCCGGGGAAGTGCTTCTGCCTCGCGCCGAATCGCGTCAAGACTGACTGTTTTCTTGTTTTTTTCCACCCGCTCCCGGGCTGCTTCTGCCAGGACATCCAGAATCATGCTGCCTGCCATCCTTTCCTTACTCGTTGCTTACTTTGATCACTTGTTCCAGTTTTGCGGCTGCCTTTCCGCTGTCAATGATTTGCTCGGCCAGCTTGATGCCGTTTGCAATGGTATCTGCTTTCTGGGCGACAAACAGGGCAGCACCGGCGTTCAGCAGTACGGCGTTCCGTTTCGTTCCTTTCAGCTTACCGCTTAAGATATCGCGGGTAATCTGGGCATTGACTTCCGGCGTTCCGCCGACCAGTTCTTCTTTGGCTCCCGGCTTCATACCGAAGTCTTCCGGACGGATCACGGAAGTGCGGTAATACCCATCGCGGATTTCACAGATAGCCGTCGGGCCATTCGGAGAAATTTCATCGAGCTTTTCACGGCCGTAAGCGACAATACCGCGTTTCACACCCAGGCTCGTCATAACCTTGGCCAGCGGTTCCACCAGATATTCATCATATACGCCCAGGAGGAACATTTCCGGCTTTGCCGGGTTGGTCAGAGGCCCCAGGATATTAAATACCGTGCGGAATCCCAGTTCCTTACGAATCGGGCCGACGTATTTCATAGCCGCGTGATATTTCTGTGCAAAAAGGAAGCAGAAATTTGTTTCCTTGAGCATCTTCAAAGCCATCGCCGGATCCTGCTGAATGTTGACACCGAGCGCTTCCAGGCAGTCAGCCGTGCCGCACAGAGAAGAAGCAGCACGATTGCCGTGCTTGGCAACTTTGACACCGCCGGCTGCCATGACCATGGCCGACGTCGTGGAAATGTTGAAGGAATGAGCTCCGTCACCGCCGGTACCGACGATTTCCATGACTTCCATACCGGGATGGGGAACCGGTGTAGCTAAGGAACGCATGGCCTCGGCGCACCCTGAAATTTCAGCAATCGTTTCTGCTTTTGTGCTCTTCGTAGAAAGAGCGGCCAGAAAAGCGGCATTCTGGGTCGGCGTGGTTTTGCCGCCCATAATTTCCAGCATGACGTCATGAGCTTCCTGATAGGTTAAATCCCCTTTGCTTACGAGTTTGATAATGGCTTCTTTAATCATAATGTTTCTCTCCTTATTTCTTCAGATTTATAAAGTTGCGGATGATTGTCATTCCGTCCGGCGTCATAATAGATTCCGGATGGAACTGCAGTCCGTAAATATCATAGTCACGATGCTTCAGCCCCATGATCTCGCCTTTTTCCGTTTCAGCGGTAATCTCAAGTTCGTCCGGCAAGCCTTTTTTGTCTACAATCAGGGAATGGTATCTGGCTCCCTCAATCACGGGTCCCAGCGATTTAAAAATGGGAACGCTGGTATCAATATGGATTTTATCTTTCTTGCCATGAACAATCTGTGGTGCAAGAATGACTTTTCCGCCAAAGACTTCGCCGATGGCCTGATGGCCTAAGCACACGCCCAGGATGGGGACTTCCCCTTTCATTTCCCTGAGAACCTCTTCGCAGATCCCGGCATCACTCGGTTTGCCCGGTCCCGGTGAAAGGATAATGGCATCAGGATGCATCTTCCGGATATCGTCCACCGTGACGGCGTCGTTGCGAACCACTTTCACGTCCGGGTTGAGCGTTCCTACATATTGGTAAAGGTTGTATGTAAAACTGTCATAGTTATCAATAATCAGGATCATCATTCTGCCTCCGTCGTCGCAATCAGCGCGTCTTTAACTGCGCCGGATTTATTAATGGTTTCCTGGAACTCGTTATCAATCACAGAGTCCGCTACGATTCCGCCGCCGGATTGGAAATATACCGTGCCGCCGCGCTTTACAGCCGTCCGGATGGTAATGCAGATATCCATGTTGCCGGCAAAGTCAAGGTATCCGACGCCTCCTCCGTAAGGTCCGCGCCGCTGTGGTTCGAGCTGGTCAAGAATCTCACAGGCCCGGATCTTTGGAGCTCCGGACAAGGTACCTGCCGGAAGCGCAGCACACAGCGTATCAATGGCATCCAGCCCTTCTCTCAAGGTTCCCGTGACGCGGCTCGTCAAATGCATGACATGGGAAAAACGTTTGATCATGTGCAGGTCGTGAACCTTGACCGTTCCGAACTCACTGACCTTCCCGACATCATTGCGGGCCAGGTCAACCAGCATGTTGTGCTCTGCCAGTTCCTTCGGATCGTTTTTGAGGTCTTCCTCAAGAGCCTTGTCCTCTTCTTCCGTGCGGCCGCGCCGTCTGGTTCCGGCAATCGGCATCGACGTAATGGTACGTCCCTGCAGTTTAATCAGAGTTTCCGGAGAAGAACCGGCAATTTCGGTCGTCTCATCCTTGAGCAGCATCATGTACTGGGAAGGATTCGTCGTCCGGAGGACACGGTACAGATTGAAGAGGTCCTGATCGTAAGAAGCCGAAAAACATTGGGAATACACAGCCTGGAAAATATCTCCCTGACGGATGTATTCCTTGATGCGCTTCACGTTGGCATCGTAGAGGCTGCGCGGCTGGTTGCTTACGATTTTTCCCAGCTTGGCCGGTTTAAAGACCGGCAGGACAACCGGCTGTCTTACGATAGTTTCCATCTCATCAAGTGCCTTCAGCGCTTTCGGATAATCCTGTTCAAGATTTTCCGTACGGACATTGGCGATGAGGAACAGCTTCTGCTTAAATTGGTCAAAGGCAATCACTTTATCAAAAAGCATCAGCTCAAAATCAGGAAATTCGGTAGCTTTGCGGGGGTCGAAGCGGAGGCTCGGCTCGCAGTACTGAATGAAATCGTAGGAAAAATATCCGACGAACCCGCCCGTAAACGGCGGCAGTCCCGGCACTTCCGGAATCTTGTACATTTTAAGCATTTCCCGGATGACTTCGAGGGGTTCCTTATCGGTGGTCACCTTTTTGCCGTCCCGTGTTACCTCTACCTTGAAATCCTTAGCCGTTACCCTGGCAATCGGATCATAACCAATAAATGAATAGCGGCCCCGGGAATCGACGCCTTCCAGACTTTCGAGCAGGAAGTAGCGGTCACTGCGGTTTCTCACGAGACTGATCAGCCCTATCGGAGTCACGGTGTCTGCCATGATTTCCCGCACGACCGGGACAGCGCCATATCCTTCCGCCAGTTTCTTTGCTTCTTCCAGACTTGTTTGTATCACCATGTGTTCCTCCTTTTTTATGAGTTGACATCTGTGATACGCATCCGGATATATAAAAAACGCCTGTCCTTATACAAGGACAGGCGTCATAACCTGCGGTACCACCTTGTTACAGGGAATAAACCCTGCGCTCAGCAGAATGCCAACACATTCCTCATCCTTAACGCGGTTGTACGTTGCGCAATACTCTCCGAAGATTTCCACGCACCCTCAGTGGTCCATTTGCCAGACTGCCGCTATCCGGATTCCATCACCCCGGACTCTCTGTCAGTACATCTTCTGACGTTATCTCCACATCACAGGTTTCATAAGGTTTTATTAAATTATGGTGTTATCATAGCGCCGATTACAATTTTTGTCAACACATCTCTAAGAAAAATTTTTTCTGTATGCTTTTTTTAAGCATGTATCCGCAAGAGAGTGTTTCGTTTATTACAAGTTGAGCATAAAAGCAGCCAGCTGCTTCAATCCGCCGCTCACGGAAGTTAAGTCCAATTCCTCCTGCAGTGTGTGGACACCTTTCTCGCGGGCTACACCAAAAGCCATGGCCGGAATCTTACGGCTCAAAGCAATATTGGCATCCGTGCTGCTGCCCTCAAATCTCGTCATTTTACGGTTCCGGGCGCGGATAGCCGTAATCCGGTCATAGATTTCATGCTGCATCGGACCTTCCCCACAAGGTCTGTCCCCGATGAGTTTCGTTTCGATTGTCACCTTATCGCTGCGGTACTTATCCAGAATCGCATGGAAGGCAGCATCCAGTTTCAGCAGTTCCTGGTAAGAAACGGACCGCATGTCCACCGTGAATTCGACATCCGCGGCAATGGCATTGACCGTGCGTCCGCCCTGGATCGTACCGATATTGTATGTTGTTTTCGGCGTCTTCGGAACCTGAATCGCATAAAAATCTTCAATAATAGCAGAAGTCCGCTCAATAGCGTTCGTATTTCCGAAATTGGCGAAGCTGTGGCCGCCTTTTGTGACCACATGAACTGCGTAGCGATGAGAACCGACAGCTTCATTGACGAAACGGTCACAGTCGCCGTCCACGGCGATAAAATAACTGAGACAATCCTGCCAGGTATCCGTCAGGTACCGGCTGCCCTTCAGATTGCCAAGCCCTTCTTCCCCGACGTTAAAGGCGAATACCGCCGGAATCTCCTGCTTCATCTTGAGAAACATTTCAATGAGGAAAAGCAGAGCAGCTACATTGGAGCTGTTATCCCCGATAGAAGGAGCCCTCATCGTTGTACCGTCAATTTCAGGAACAATCTTGTCTACACCGGCAAAGACCGTATCCATATGGGCCGTATAAAGGGGAAATTTCCCCTCAGCAGGAAGGTTATGAGGGTACACAACGTTCCCTGCTTCATCGATATATGCCTCTTTGGCACCTAATTTATGGAGTTCATCCAGAATATAATGAGCCTTATTGGCTTCCTCCCCTGTAGGAGACACAATGGAAGCTACATCGTAAAGTCTCTGGACGTAGGAAGGCATATTCGCGTCAATATACTGGTCTACCATTTTCTGCATGACTTCATTCATGGAAAAATACCCCTTTCAAAAAGATAAATAAAATCAAGAAAATTATATCATGAAGAGGTATGAGACGTAAAAGAGGAAAAGGAGAATAGTGTTTAGTGCCAAGTGGTTAGTACAATATTGCGAGCAGCCACTTGTGCAGATTCTTGAGGAAGTCAGGAGAAGTTAGTTAGATTCAAAAGACTAGTTCTATTAGTTAAAAGCAAAATTTACGAGTCAATTTTGCCTCCACGAGTGAGTCTGCGGGCTGGCAGGCGGTCTTGCAAACCGCTCGTCGGTTTGCTTCTTCCAGTCCGGCCAGCGACATGCGAGCTGCGGGCGGCGAATTTTTTTCAAAACCTATTGCATTCTTTTTTTCTGTATGCTATACTTTGCTCAGTTAGTAAAGACTAACTTAAAAATATGTGTTGTTCAAAAGGCCTCTCCTTCTATCACGTGTCAAAGTTAGTCTATACTAATACCAATTATTTCCCAGGAGGTACGTAACTTTATGAGAATTCCCCTTGAAAGTGAACTAATCAGGCAGTGTGCCCCTACACTTGCCGGATTAAAGCCTGCCAGTCTGTTCCGCTTTGTATTCCCTTCGCTGGCGGATTCATCCCGGCTCGTCGCTTCACTTTCCCTTATTCTTGCACCCAAGAATATCGGCATTGAACTGCTTCAGTTTGATGTAGTAAGACGCAGCGGACTTCTCTTTGTTTACCGGCCTGATGACCTCAAACGCATCGTCAGCCAGGATTCACATCGGGATTTTTTCAAACGCCAGGGTTATTCCCGTCTGTGCTGGCAGGACATCCTTGCGGAAATTTCGCTGAGAATGACTCACAGGGCTTCCTTCCCCCACGAAATCGGAATTCTGCTGGGATATCCTCTCGATGATGTAGAGGCCTATATGGCTGCTCCCAGGAAAAAAGGCCTCTGCTCGGGCTGCTGGAAAGCTTACAGCCAGCCTGCCCGGGCTCGGCTCTTTTTTGAGAAATGCCGGAAATGTACCCTCATTTATTGCCGCTGCTACGCAAGCGGCATCCCTCTCAGCCGATTGGCCGTGGCATAAATGGCAACGTACTGTTTCCGAAGCATAAATTCACCTTGAAAGGACGATTTACCATGAGTAAAAGTGCAGTTGTATATTGGAGCGGTACCGGCAACACGGAAGCGATGGCCAAAGCTGTCGCAGAAGGCCTCAAGAGCAAAGGTTCTGATGTCAAGTTATTGACTGCCGGTGATTTTGCTGCAGAAAATCCTGCAGACTATGATGGAATTGCTTTCGGCTGCCCCGCAATGGGTTCAGAAGTCCTGGAAGAAACCGAATTCCAGCCTATGTGGGATGGCGTAAAAGACAATCTGAAAGGAAAAAAGATTGTGCTCTTCGGTTCCTATGGCTGGGGCAGCGGTGAATGGATGGAAAACTGGAAAGCTGATGCAGAAGCCGCCGGTGCCATTCTCGCAGCCGATACCTTGATCATCAACGGTACACCCGATGATGACGGTCTTGCTAAGTGTGAAGCATTGGGAGAAGCTCTGGGCAGTGCAGAATAAATGGAGCAGCCAGGTTTTGTACAAAAAGTCGTTCCCCTTACGAAACCTGTTCATTGAATCCGCACAAGCGTGAACTTTTTTCAATGTATCTATAATTTGATTTCCTTTTTGCAGCATTGCTTCGTAGGAAAAAGCATGGAATGTTCCTCTCTTCATTCCATGCTTTTTTCCATATCTAATCCAGTTTCTGCTTGGCCAACCTTTTACATTTATTTTACACCTGGCCAAAATTTACCCGTTGATTTCCCCATGGTTGTGAATTATCATGAAAAGAGAAATTACGTTTGACGAAATGAGTCAACTGTGGCCTGAATATTTCAGAAAGAAGGGATTCCAATGAAAATTTTTATGGATACGGCCAATGTAGAAGAAATTCGTGAATTCGCCGATCAGGGCATTGTCTACGGGGTAACGACCAACCCTACGCTGATTGCCCGCTCCGGCCGGACGCAGGCAGAAGTTATTCCCGAAATTTGCAAATTGATTCCCGGTCCCGTCAGTGCAGAAGTTATCAGTACGGACTGTGCCGGCATGGTCAAAGAAGCCAAGAAACTGGCTAAGATTGCCGATAACGTCGTCGTAAAAATCCCCTGCATCACCGAAGGCCTGAAAGCCGTCAAGATTCTTAAAGAAAAAGGCATCCATACCAACGTCACGCTGGTCTTCAGTCTGGGACAGGCTCTCCTTGCCGCCCGCGCCGGCGCTACCTACGTAAGTCCTTTCATCGGCCGTCTGGACGATATCGGAGAAGACGGTGTCAAACTGGTAAGCGACATGGTGAAGGTATTCCGTCTCTACAACCTGCCCACCCAGATTATCGCAGCCAGCATCCGCAGCGTCGATCACGTCAATAAAGTCATGCTGACCGGTGCCGATATTGCCACCATCCCGACAAAAGTACTGCGGGAACTGATCCATCATGACCTGACGGACAAAGGCCTTGCCAAATTCCTGGAAGACTATAAAAACAGCTTGAAAAAGTAAAAATAACAAAAAGGGGGCTGTGAAATCTGCACCTGCATGATTTCACAGCCCCCTTTTACGCTGGTCGCAGGTCGCTGGCCGCGTGTCGCTCAGGAACCAAAATTGCCAAGGCAATTTTGTTCTGAACTTATAGAAGCAGACTTTTACATTTAAGCCGAACGCTAAATGCGCTTTTAATACTATAGCGGCTATCTATAGCTGTCTACCTCTTATTTCGACATATCCTGGAAAGTCTTTTCATCGAAGGTTCCCATGATGCGGTCAACGACAATGGCGTTTGTCATAGCTCCGGAAACGTTCAGCATCGTGCGTCCCATATCAATGATGGGGTCAATGGCGAGAACAGGCGAAATAGAGGAGAAATAAGCCCCGAGCCCGGTTCCGCTCAGGGAGACGGAAGCGGCCATGGTCGCTGTACCGGGAACACCGGCAATGCCGATAGATCCGAGGGCAATAACAACGATGCTCATGATGAAGAGAGTGAGATCAAAAG
Proteins encoded in this window:
- a CDS encoding aminodeoxychorismate/anthranilate synthase component II, producing the protein MMILIIDNYDSFTYNLYQYVGTLNPDVKVVRNDAVTVDDIRKMHPDAIILSPGPGKPSDAGICEEVLREMKGEVPILGVCLGHQAIGEVFGGKVILAPQIVHGKKDKIHIDTSVPIFKSLGPVIEGARYHSLIVDKKGLPDELEITAETEKGEIMGLKHRDYDIYGLQFHPESIMTPDGMTIIRNFINLKK
- the trpE gene encoding anthranilate synthase component I, with product MVIQTSLEEAKKLAEGYGAVPVVREIMADTVTPIGLISLVRNRSDRYFLLESLEGVDSRGRYSFIGYDPIARVTAKDFKVEVTRDGKKVTTDKEPLEVIREMLKMYKIPEVPGLPPFTGGFVGYFSYDFIQYCEPSLRFDPRKATEFPDFELMLFDKVIAFDQFKQKLFLIANVRTENLEQDYPKALKALDEMETIVRQPVVLPVFKPAKLGKIVSNQPRSLYDANVKRIKEYIRQGDIFQAVYSQCFSASYDQDLFNLYRVLRTTNPSQYMMLLKDETTEIAGSSPETLIKLQGRTITSMPIAGTRRRGRTEEEDKALEEDLKNDPKELAEHNMLVDLARNDVGKVSEFGTVKVHDLHMIKRFSHVMHLTSRVTGTLREGLDAIDTLCAALPAGTLSGAPKIRACEILDQLEPQRRGPYGGGVGYLDFAGNMDICITIRTAVKRGGTVYFQSGGGIVADSVIDNEFQETINKSGAVKDALIATTEAE
- a CDS encoding phosphoribosylanthranilate isomerase, yielding MTKIKICGLRRREDADILNRYHPDFAGFIFYPKSRRYLEKAQAAAIRKELDASIKTVGVFVNADSAEILTYVDSGIIDVIQLHGDETPEAVRWLKERTEAPIWKAIRVRDKKSLEGLAAYPCDGFLLDAFTAGYGGAGKTFDDTLLRQAEIPKPYFMAGGLNAQNVGAIMARTHPYGVDVSSAVETNGFKDEVKIKAFIEAVRRKDEQNE
- the trpD gene encoding anthranilate phosphoribosyltransferase, with protein sequence MIKEAIIKLVSKGDLTYQEAHDVMLEIMGGKTTPTQNAAFLAALSTKSTKAETIAEISGCAEAMRSLATPVPHPGMEVMEIVGTGGDGAHSFNISTTSAMVMAAGGVKVAKHGNRAASSLCGTADCLEALGVNIQQDPAMALKMLKETNFCFLFAQKYHAAMKYVGPIRKELGFRTVFNILGPLTNPAKPEMFLLGVYDEYLVEPLAKVMTSLGVKRGIVAYGREKLDEISPNGPTAICEIRDGYYRTSVIRPEDFGMKPGAKEELVGGTPEVNAQITRDILSGKLKGTKRNAVLLNAGAALFVAQKADTIANGIKLAEQIIDSGKAAAKLEQVIKVSNE
- the trpC gene encoding indole-3-glycerol phosphate synthase TrpC; this encodes MILDVLAEAARERVEKNKKTVSLDAIRREAEALPRLRAGCFRKALLAPGLHIIAEVKKASPSKGLIAPDFPYTEIAEAYEKSGASAISVLTEPTKFLGDDAYLAKIRKCVDLPLLRKDFTVDEYMIYQAKLLGADAVLLIAALLSDSQLVEYREIAESLGMDALMEAHDGDEVERCLRAGAKVLGVNNRNLKDFTVDIHNSMRLRPLVPSDIAFVAESGIKGRSQIAELEKGGVNGVLIGELLMRSASIPDKMKELLGRDAG
- a CDS encoding DUF3793 family protein, with product MRIPLESELIRQCAPTLAGLKPASLFRFVFPSLADSSRLVASLSLILAPKNIGIELLQFDVVRRSGLLFVYRPDDLKRIVSQDSHRDFFKRQGYSRLCWQDILAEISLRMTHRASFPHEIGILLGYPLDDVEAYMAAPRKKGLCSGCWKAYSQPARARLFFEKCRKCTLIYCRCYASGIPLSRLAVA
- the fsa gene encoding fructose-6-phosphate aldolase, translated to MKIFMDTANVEEIREFADQGIVYGVTTNPTLIARSGRTQAEVIPEICKLIPGPVSAEVISTDCAGMVKEAKKLAKIADNVVVKIPCITEGLKAVKILKEKGIHTNVTLVFSLGQALLAARAGATYVSPFIGRLDDIGEDGVKLVSDMVKVFRLYNLPTQIIAASIRSVDHVNKVMLTGADIATIPTKVLRELIHHDLTDKGLAKFLEDYKNSLKK
- a CDS encoding M20/M25/M40 family metallo-hydrolase, translating into MNEVMQKMVDQYIDANMPSYVQRLYDVASIVSPTGEEANKAHYILDELHKLGAKEAYIDEAGNVVYPHNLPAEGKFPLYTAHMDTVFAGVDKIVPEIDGTTMRAPSIGDNSSNVAALLFLIEMFLKMKQEIPAVFAFNVGEEGLGNLKGSRYLTDTWQDCLSYFIAVDGDCDRFVNEAVGSHRYAVHVVTKGGHSFANFGNTNAIERTSAIIEDFYAIQVPKTPKTTYNIGTIQGGRTVNAIAADVEFTVDMRSVSYQELLKLDAAFHAILDKYRSDKVTIETKLIGDRPCGEGPMQHEIYDRITAIRARNRKMTRFEGSSTDANIALSRKIPAMAFGVAREKGVHTLQEELDLTSVSGGLKQLAAFMLNL
- a CDS encoding flavodoxin, producing MSKSAVVYWSGTGNTEAMAKAVAEGLKSKGSDVKLLTAGDFAAENPADYDGIAFGCPAMGSEVLEETEFQPMWDGVKDNLKGKKIVLFGSYGWGSGEWMENWKADAEAAGAILAADTLIINGTPDDDGLAKCEALGEALGSAE
- the trpB gene encoding tryptophan synthase subunit beta, translating into MSNGRYGKHGGQYVPETLMNAVLELSEAYEHYKKDPEFLKELQTLYHDYANRPSLLYYAERMTKDLGGAKIYLKREDLNHTGAHKINNALGQCLLAKKMGKKRIIAETGAGQHGVATATVAALLGMECVVYMGKMDTERQALNVFRMKLLGADVVPVETGTMSLKDAVNEALREWSRRCEDTAYCIGSVMGPHPYPMMVRDFQKVIGEEVRQQMMEKEGRLPDIVMACVGGGSNAMGIFYDFIPDKNVQLIGVEAAGRGIDTAETAATIACGKPGIFHGMESYFLQDNDGQIAPVYSISAGLDYPGIGPEHAYLYDTGRAQYVPITDDESVQAFEYLSRTEGIIPAVESAHAVAYAMKLAPTLPKDKIIVVNLSGRGDKDVAAIARYKGVDLHD